A genomic segment from Streptomyces antibioticus encodes:
- a CDS encoding ABC transporter ATP-binding protein, which translates to MGWNQHRDAFLELDFRAMVARLPSLLALSLRLARQADPRAARIVLGAEIAQGAAQAVSLLAVNTVLTRLIGTGPIEDRLRDAAPALTVMAVVLLVGALLRAASTYATGRLEPKVERVATELYLERAAAVELSAIEDHAFHKLLDTAQYGAQSARRMIMYGARVVNAVISLAAAAGVLTVLHPLLLPLLVTMTLPSAWSALTNARRRYESFHTWVQHARAGHLIGSLLTEPAAAPEIRVHGVGPFLLRHFRAMSETAEAEQARLARLAARTGLIAAAWTGLATAATYATLGGLLLTGTMALAVAGTAVIAIRSGSTSLNTLVLEINELHEEALFVGDLQRLYVEAAERAIPVGGVALPDDPREIRFENVTFGYPGESARPALDDVTLTLPLGRIIALVGENGSGKTTLVKLLAGLYRPDRGRILWDDVDVADADRHRLAERIAMVAQDFKRWPFTARVNVAIGRSSAALTEERLATSVAEAGAEDVVADLPRGLDTLLARHFSGGHELSGGQWQRLGIARAAYRRGRILIVDEPTAALDARAELEVFEKIRALADSGQTVVLITHRLASVRHADLVHVLDQGRLVESGTPDELLAGGGVYAELYALQAEQFSAPAPTSQVG; encoded by the coding sequence ATGGGCTGGAACCAGCACCGGGACGCGTTCCTGGAGCTGGACTTCCGGGCCATGGTCGCCCGGCTGCCGTCACTGCTCGCCCTGAGCCTCCGGCTGGCCCGGCAGGCCGACCCGCGCGCGGCCAGGATCGTGCTGGGCGCGGAGATCGCCCAGGGCGCGGCGCAGGCGGTCAGTCTGCTCGCAGTCAACACCGTGCTGACCCGGCTGATCGGCACCGGCCCGATCGAGGACCGGCTGCGCGACGCCGCCCCGGCGCTGACCGTCATGGCCGTCGTCCTCCTGGTCGGGGCGCTGCTGCGGGCCGCGTCGACGTACGCCACCGGGCGGCTCGAACCCAAGGTGGAGCGGGTGGCGACCGAGCTGTACCTGGAGCGGGCGGCGGCGGTCGAGCTGTCGGCGATCGAGGACCACGCGTTCCACAAGCTGCTGGACACCGCGCAGTACGGCGCCCAGTCGGCCCGCCGGATGATCATGTACGGGGCGCGGGTGGTGAACGCGGTGATCTCGCTGGCCGCGGCGGCGGGCGTGCTCACGGTGCTGCACCCCCTGCTGCTGCCGCTGCTGGTGACGATGACGCTGCCCAGCGCGTGGAGCGCGCTGACGAACGCGCGGCGCCGCTACGAGTCCTTCCACACCTGGGTACAGCACGCGCGCGCGGGTCATCTGATCGGGAGCCTGCTCACCGAGCCGGCGGCCGCGCCGGAGATCCGGGTGCACGGGGTCGGACCGTTCCTGCTGCGGCACTTCCGGGCGATGTCGGAGACGGCGGAGGCGGAGCAGGCCCGGCTGGCCCGGCTGGCCGCCCGCACCGGGCTGATCGCGGCGGCCTGGACGGGCCTGGCGACGGCGGCGACGTACGCCACGCTGGGCGGACTGCTGCTGACGGGGACGATGGCGCTGGCGGTGGCGGGCACGGCCGTCATCGCGATCCGCTCCGGTTCGACGAGCCTGAACACGCTGGTCCTGGAGATCAACGAGCTGCACGAGGAGGCCCTGTTCGTCGGCGATCTCCAGCGGCTGTACGTCGAGGCGGCCGAGCGGGCGATCCCGGTGGGCGGGGTGGCGCTGCCGGACGATCCGCGGGAGATCCGGTTCGAGAACGTCACCTTCGGCTATCCGGGTGAGTCGGCCCGGCCCGCGCTGGACGACGTCACGCTCACGCTTCCGCTGGGCCGGATCATCGCGCTCGTCGGGGAGAACGGCTCGGGCAAGACGACCCTGGTGAAGCTGCTGGCGGGGCTGTACCGGCCGGACCGGGGGCGGATCCTGTGGGACGACGTGGACGTGGCGGACGCGGACCGGCACCGGCTCGCCGAGCGCATCGCGATGGTGGCGCAGGACTTCAAGCGCTGGCCGTTCACCGCGCGGGTCAATGTGGCGATCGGGCGGTCGTCGGCGGCGCTGACGGAGGAGCGGCTGGCCACGTCGGTCGCGGAGGCGGGCGCGGAGGACGTGGTGGCGGATCTGCCGCGCGGTCTGGACACCCTGCTGGCCCGGCATTTCAGCGGCGGGCACGAGCTGTCCGGCGGGCAGTGGCAGCGGCTCGGCATCGCGCGGGCCGCGTACCGGCGGGGCCGCATCCTGATCGTGGACGAGCCGACGGCCGCCCTGGACGCGCGGGCCGAGCTGGAGGTCTTCGAGAAGATCCGGGCGCTGGCCGACAGCGGCCAGACGGTCGTGCTGATCACCCACCGGCTGGCGTCGGTCCGGCACGCGGACCTGGTGCATGTGCTGGACCAGGGCCGGCTGGTGGAGTCCGGGACGCCGGACGAGCTGCTGGCGGGCGGCGGGGTGTATGCCGAGCTGTACGCGCTGCAGGCGGAGCAGTTCTCGGCGCCGGCGCCCACCTCGCAGGTGGGCTGA